In one window of Paraflavitalea soli DNA:
- the metH gene encoding methionine synthase yields the protein MSEQIIIKPYLRLSGLEPLVVRPETNFVNVGERTNVTGSKKFARLVRENKYEEALSVARQQVESGAQVLDVNMDDALLDGVKAMTTFLNLVQSEPDIAKIPIMIDSSKFEIIEAGLKCVQGKCIVNSISMKEGVDKFIREARICKLFGAAVVVMAFDEQGQADTLQRRVDICTQAYKILTEEVGFTPQDIIFDPNIFAVATGIEEHNNYAIDFIEACKIIKQRMPLAKISGGVSNISFSFRGNDHVREAMHSVFLFYAIKAGMDMGIVNAGQLVVYDQIEPQLRDLCEDVILNRRADATDRLIAFAETVKAKGKVEVKDEAWRNGTVQERLTHALVNGITDYIELDTEEARQQYARPLEVIEGPLMDGMNVVGDLFGSGKMFLPQVVKSARVMKKSVAVLTPFIEEEKRNNPLAQQGGAARILLATVKGDVHDIGKNIVGVVLGCNGYDIIDLGVMVPADKILETAQKENVDIIGLSGLITPSLDEMVHVAKEMKRRNMKQPLLIGGATTSRMHTAVKIAPEYDLGVVHVLDASRSVTVAGSLLSNEQKPDFLGKISKEYTKLKEDFGNKKSAKQYLTFEQAQKNKVKIDWSTFTPVKPTFTGTKVFETYDLGEIAEYIDWGPFFIAWELHGKFPQILKDEKVGKEATKLYEDAKELLAKIIKEKWLTPRGVIGFWPAQATADDTVEVYSEKGTVQLDFLRQQVKKAADQPNISLADFIKPANGVATPADYIGAFTVTMQGIEPHVEAFAKNMDDYNKIMLQVLADRLVEAFAELLHERVRKEFWGYATDEHLTNEQLISEQYSGIRPAPGYPACPDHTEKYKLFDMLGGKETTGITLTESLAMYPASSVSGWYFAHPDSKYFGIGKIEKDQFEDYAKRKGMSLDEAERWLRPVLE from the coding sequence ATGTCCGAACAAATTATTATAAAGCCTTACTTACGGCTGTCTGGCCTGGAGCCACTGGTGGTGCGCCCGGAGACGAACTTTGTAAACGTGGGTGAACGTACCAACGTAACGGGCTCCAAGAAGTTTGCCCGCCTGGTCAGAGAAAATAAATATGAAGAGGCGCTCAGCGTGGCCCGCCAGCAGGTAGAAAGCGGCGCCCAGGTACTGGACGTAAACATGGATGATGCCTTATTGGATGGTGTGAAAGCCATGACCACCTTCCTCAACCTGGTACAAAGTGAGCCGGATATTGCCAAGATCCCCATTATGATCGACAGCTCGAAGTTCGAGATCATTGAAGCAGGATTGAAATGCGTACAGGGTAAATGTATTGTAAACTCTATTTCCATGAAGGAAGGGGTTGACAAGTTTATCCGCGAGGCACGTATCTGTAAGCTCTTTGGTGCTGCGGTGGTAGTAATGGCTTTTGATGAACAAGGACAGGCTGATACTTTACAACGCCGGGTAGATATCTGCACGCAGGCTTACAAGATACTGACAGAAGAAGTTGGTTTTACTCCACAGGATATCATATTTGACCCCAACATCTTTGCGGTAGCTACAGGCATTGAAGAACACAATAACTATGCTATTGATTTCATCGAAGCTTGTAAGATCATCAAGCAAAGGATGCCCCTGGCCAAAATAAGCGGGGGTGTAAGTAATATTTCGTTCTCGTTCCGGGGTAATGACCACGTGCGGGAAGCGATGCACAGTGTATTCCTGTTCTATGCCATCAAAGCTGGTATGGATATGGGTATCGTGAATGCCGGGCAGCTGGTGGTCTATGATCAGATAGAACCACAACTGCGGGATCTGTGTGAAGACGTGATCCTTAACCGCCGCGCTGACGCTACAGACCGCCTGATCGCTTTTGCCGAAACGGTGAAGGCCAAGGGCAAGGTAGAAGTGAAAGACGAAGCCTGGCGCAATGGTACGGTGCAGGAACGGCTGACGCATGCGCTGGTAAATGGTATTACGGATTATATTGAACTGGATACAGAAGAAGCGCGTCAACAATATGCCCGCCCGCTGGAAGTGATCGAAGGACCGTTGATGGATGGGATGAATGTAGTGGGTGACCTGTTTGGTAGCGGAAAGATGTTCCTGCCACAGGTGGTAAAGAGTGCGCGGGTGATGAAGAAGAGTGTGGCTGTATTGACACCCTTTATTGAAGAAGAAAAAAGAAACAATCCCCTGGCCCAACAGGGAGGGGCTGCGCGCATCCTGCTGGCTACGGTAAAGGGTGATGTGCACGATATTGGAAAAAACATTGTAGGCGTGGTACTAGGTTGTAATGGCTATGATATTATTGACCTGGGTGTGATGGTACCCGCCGATAAGATATTGGAAACGGCGCAGAAGGAAAATGTAGACATTATTGGCTTGAGTGGCCTGATCACGCCTTCCCTGGATGAAATGGTACACGTAGCCAAAGAGATGAAACGCCGCAATATGAAGCAACCTTTGCTCATTGGCGGCGCTACGACCTCCCGGATGCATACAGCTGTGAAAATAGCCCCGGAATATGATCTGGGCGTAGTACACGTATTGGATGCTTCGCGCAGTGTAACGGTAGCCGGCTCGCTGTTGAGCAATGAACAAAAGCCTGACTTCCTGGGTAAGATCAGCAAAGAATACACGAAACTGAAGGAAGACTTTGGCAACAAGAAATCAGCCAAGCAATACCTGACCTTTGAGCAGGCGCAAAAGAATAAGGTAAAGATCGACTGGTCGACCTTTACACCTGTTAAGCCCACTTTCACCGGCACCAAGGTATTTGAAACATACGACCTGGGAGAGATCGCTGAATATATCGACTGGGGTCCCTTTTTCATTGCCTGGGAATTACATGGCAAATTTCCCCAGATATTGAAAGATGAGAAGGTAGGAAAAGAAGCCACCAAGCTGTACGAAGATGCCAAAGAACTGCTGGCAAAGATCATCAAAGAAAAATGGCTTACGCCCCGTGGTGTGATCGGTTTCTGGCCTGCACAGGCTACTGCCGATGATACGGTGGAAGTATACAGTGAAAAAGGAACGGTACAACTGGATTTCCTGCGCCAGCAGGTGAAGAAAGCGGCCGATCAACCCAATATCAGCCTGGCCGACTTTATAAAGCCCGCCAATGGCGTAGCTACTCCGGCTGATTATATAGGTGCCTTTACGGTTACCATGCAAGGTATTGAACCGCATGTGGAAGCTTTTGCCAAAAACATGGATGATTACAATAAGATCATGCTGCAGGTACTGGCCGACCGGTTGGTGGAAGCTTTTGCAGAATTGCTCCACGAACGCGTACGGAAAGAATTCTGGGGTTATGCTACCGACGAGCATTTAACAAATGAACAGCTGATCAGTGAGCAGTATTCAGGTATCCGCCCGGCACCGGGTTATCCTGCCTGCCCTGACCACACAGAAAAATACAAACTGTTTGATATGCTGGGCGGCAAAGAAACCACCGGCATCACACTTACTGAATCGCTGGCCATGTATCCGGCTTCTTCTGTAAGCGGCTGGTATTTTGCTCATCCAGACAGCAAGTATTTCGGTATTGGCAAGATCGAAAAAGACCAGTTTGAGGACTATGCCAAACGCAAAGGCATGTCTTTGGATGAAGCCGAGCGTTGGCTGAGACCGGTATTGGAGTAG
- a CDS encoding DUF5336 domain-containing protein, which produces MEQLPQQPEKAPGSVPESAPQQENLLDEIYDDSMEGYDKPIRKARILLFVIAALQLVALFTVTNLPEPENWITIGIYVFFAAVFAVLALWTKKKPFTAIVTALTIYSALILLSAILEPSSIIRGIVLKVIAIVLMVGALKNAREVQTWMENRDRR; this is translated from the coding sequence ATGGAACAACTACCCCAACAACCCGAGAAAGCACCCGGATCTGTACCGGAATCAGCACCACAACAGGAAAACCTGTTGGATGAGATATATGACGATTCCATGGAAGGTTATGATAAGCCTATCCGCAAAGCCCGTATTTTACTGTTTGTTATTGCAGCCCTTCAATTGGTAGCCCTCTTCACTGTTACCAACCTGCCTGAACCGGAGAACTGGATCACGATTGGTATCTATGTGTTTTTCGCTGCTGTATTTGCCGTGCTGGCCCTGTGGACAAAGAAGAAGCCTTTTACCGCCATTGTTACGGCGCTTACTATTTACTCGGCCCTTATTCTTTTATCTGCTATCCTGGAACCCAGCAGCATCATACGAGGTATCGTGCTGAAAGTAATAGCCATCGTCCTAATGGTCGGCGCATTGAAGAATGCAAGAGAGGTACAGACCTGGATGGAGAACAGAGACCGGAGATAA
- a CDS encoding DUF5694 domain-containing protein, whose translation MKLLHALFFLVVCATSTFAQTVNWKKLDQLNPDNILLDPANPPTKALLLGTFHFDYPNLDGHKTDSSKMMDVLSPRRQKEIRQLVDVVASFKPTRIYVESRSQRRMDSLYNAYLEGKYTLDRDETDQIAFRLAKELNLPKVYAVDAYGFANENYKKYKFIDSMWNSDTPVNANRDSYFNKRYKRLYDASDSVELSLTMLENFLLMADPHTLRRMHGHYMTAGFNTINNMGPDIQALGWYDRNLRIFNKIQQTQPGSADRILVLFGNGHIPIIKHCFQASPEFEVVELKDLTLKMQAAGKLK comes from the coding sequence ATGAAGCTTTTACACGCACTATTCTTCCTTGTTGTTTGTGCAACCAGCACTTTTGCTCAAACCGTCAACTGGAAAAAACTGGATCAGCTGAACCCCGATAACATACTCCTTGATCCGGCCAACCCTCCCACCAAAGCCTTGTTGCTGGGGACATTCCATTTTGACTATCCTAACCTCGATGGTCATAAGACCGATTCGTCTAAAATGATGGATGTATTATCTCCAAGGCGGCAAAAAGAGATCAGGCAACTCGTGGATGTGGTAGCCTCCTTTAAGCCTACCCGTATTTATGTAGAGTCGCGCAGCCAACGCCGGATGGATTCATTGTACAATGCTTACCTGGAAGGGAAATATACCTTGGACAGGGATGAAACCGACCAGATCGCTTTTCGCCTGGCCAAAGAGCTGAACCTTCCCAAAGTGTATGCAGTGGATGCCTATGGTTTTGCCAATGAAAATTATAAGAAATACAAGTTCATTGACAGCATGTGGAACAGCGACACACCGGTCAATGCTAACCGTGACAGCTACTTTAATAAAAGGTACAAGCGCTTGTATGATGCTTCCGATTCTGTAGAGCTAAGCCTTACCATGCTCGAGAATTTCCTCCTCATGGCCGATCCGCACACCCTGCGCCGTATGCATGGCCATTACATGACTGCAGGATTCAACACCATCAACAATATGGGGCCGGATATTCAGGCATTGGGCTGGTACGACCGCAACCTGCGCATCTTTAATAAGATCCAGCAAACACAACCCGGCTCCGCAGATCGCATACTGGTACTCTTTGGCAATGGTCATATTCCCATTATCAAACATTGCTTCCAGGCCTCTCCTGAGTTTGAAGTAGTAGAATTGAAAGACCTGACGTTGAAGATGCAGGCGGCCGGTAAATTAAAATAG
- a CDS encoding sensor histidine kinase gives MRKHLFRIFLLLLSFEVIEELGSNIPKLIRNQPAFTSWQDRNDLLLRLSGFIILLLYPVVSYIIFRKNFHKNKKLAFLYWAIGITLIITLRYTIEQLFFPAHFGFRNYPSNVSWLYYFADNLFFAFLYSAFGGVYFFIQNEQEYRMRESQLQLVNKQTELSFLRSQINPHFLFNSLNNIYSLVYHHSDQSLTAIAKLSDLLRYMLYDSNEKVPLQKELDYIEKYMELQQMRFDHPLPVKLELTGNPGKASIPPLLLIPFVENAFKHGDTKNGNEIRMKLHADEALIRFGINNVVGNHQKDTSGGIGLENVQRRLELLYPGRHSLHIKKTKDIFEVELEIRK, from the coding sequence ATGCGCAAACATTTATTCCGGATCTTTTTGCTTTTGCTGTCGTTTGAGGTCATTGAGGAGTTGGGTAGCAATATCCCGAAGTTGATCCGTAATCAGCCGGCCTTTACTTCGTGGCAGGATCGCAATGACTTATTGTTGAGGTTATCTGGCTTTATTATTTTATTGCTGTATCCTGTGGTATCGTATATAATTTTCCGGAAGAACTTCCACAAGAACAAGAAGCTCGCCTTTCTGTATTGGGCCATTGGTATTACGCTTATTATTACCTTACGTTATACTATAGAACAATTGTTTTTTCCTGCGCACTTTGGTTTCCGGAATTATCCGTCGAATGTTTCCTGGCTTTATTATTTTGCTGACAATCTTTTCTTTGCCTTCCTCTATTCTGCCTTTGGTGGTGTATACTTTTTCATACAAAATGAACAGGAATACCGTATGCGGGAATCGCAGCTACAGCTGGTAAACAAACAAACGGAATTGTCGTTCCTGCGTTCACAGATCAATCCGCATTTCCTGTTTAATAGTCTCAACAATATCTATTCGCTCGTTTATCACCACAGCGACCAATCGCTTACGGCCATTGCCAAGCTTTCAGACCTGCTGCGGTATATGTTGTATGATTCGAATGAAAAGGTACCGCTGCAAAAAGAACTGGATTATATTGAAAAGTATATGGAGTTGCAGCAGATGCGGTTTGACCATCCCTTGCCGGTAAAACTGGAGTTGACGGGCAACCCAGGTAAGGCCAGCATCCCGCCGCTGTTGCTGATCCCTTTCGTGGAAAATGCTTTCAAACATGGGGATACCAAAAACGGCAACGAGATAAGGATGAAGCTGCATGCGGATGAAGCACTGATCCGCTTCGGCATCAACAATGTAGTGGGCAATCATCAAAAGGATACGAGCGGCGGCATTGGGCTGGAAAATGTACAGCGCAGGCTGGAGTTGTTGTATCCCGGGCGGCACTCGCTGCATATAAAGAAAACAAAAGATATATTTGAAGTAGAACTGGAGATCAGGAAATGA
- a CDS encoding LytR/AlgR family response regulator transcription factor, producing MTTVKTISCVVVDDEPLALKLMADYVQKTPFLALKEQTSNPMRAIELVQQGGVDLLFLDIQMPELTGLQLMKIIGHKCKVILTTAYADYALDGYEFDVIDYLLKPVTFDRFLVAAHKARERLSATEPVMVIQAPAATTAVPASYIFVKTEYKIQKIDLATILYMEGLRDYVAIYTTAGKILTLQSMKSFQEQLPESNFMRVHKSYLIALDKIQFIERNRIVIADNYIPVGDTYQEVFQQRLNMKG from the coding sequence ATGACAACTGTAAAAACGATATCGTGTGTAGTAGTGGATGATGAACCACTGGCGCTAAAGCTGATGGCAGACTATGTGCAAAAAACACCTTTTCTGGCATTGAAGGAACAAACGAGCAACCCGATGAGGGCTATCGAACTGGTGCAGCAAGGCGGGGTAGATCTCTTGTTCCTCGATATACAGATGCCGGAATTGACGGGGCTGCAGCTGATGAAGATCATTGGGCATAAGTGCAAAGTGATCCTCACCACGGCCTACGCAGATTATGCATTGGACGGTTATGAGTTTGATGTGATCGACTACCTGCTGAAGCCGGTAACCTTCGACCGTTTCCTGGTAGCTGCGCATAAGGCCAGGGAAAGATTGTCTGCTACAGAACCAGTGATGGTGATACAGGCCCCGGCAGCAACTACTGCGGTTCCTGCCAGCTATATTTTCGTGAAGACGGAATACAAGATCCAAAAGATAGATCTCGCTACTATCCTATACATGGAAGGGTTGCGTGATTATGTAGCCATTTATACTACTGCGGGTAAAATACTCACTTTACAAAGCATGAAGAGCTTCCAGGAACAGTTGCCGGAGAGTAACTTCATGCGGGTGCACAAATCCTACCTCATAGCACTGGATAAGATCCAGTTCATCGAGCGCAACCGCATCGTTATTGCGGATAACTATATCCCGGTCGGGGATACTTACCAGGAGGTGTTTCAGCAACGATTGAACATGAAGGGGTGA
- a CDS encoding LOG family protein codes for MEAASVKTSIKPIIPPKEHVYLDGPKPRTYELSFAWKVFTQFIKGFRNLHFLGPCITVFGSARFREDHPYYEKAREFGSRIAEMGFTTMTGGGPGIMEAANRGAFEKDGISIGCNIRLPFEQKPNPWVHKSITFEHFFVRKVILVKYSYAFIIMPGGFGTLDEFFETLTLVQTKTITQFPIVLYGKEYHKELWDYIQFMAEEGTIAREDLNLVLLTDSVEEAMQHIHTYIQKNYEVKPGKRRWWLFEKK; via the coding sequence ATGGAAGCAGCATCAGTTAAGACCAGTATTAAGCCAATCATTCCACCCAAAGAGCATGTGTACCTCGATGGCCCCAAGCCCCGTACCTATGAGCTATCCTTTGCCTGGAAAGTATTTACCCAGTTTATCAAGGGATTTCGCAACCTGCACTTCCTGGGGCCCTGCATCACCGTATTCGGGTCTGCCCGCTTCCGGGAAGACCATCCCTACTATGAAAAAGCAAGGGAATTCGGCAGCCGGATCGCCGAAATGGGCTTCACCACCATGACCGGCGGCGGACCCGGTATAATGGAGGCAGCCAACCGGGGAGCCTTTGAGAAGGATGGCATCTCCATAGGGTGTAATATCCGTTTGCCTTTTGAGCAGAAACCCAATCCCTGGGTCCATAAGTCTATCACTTTTGAGCACTTCTTTGTGCGCAAAGTGATCCTGGTAAAATATTCTTACGCTTTTATCATCATGCCCGGCGGATTTGGCACCCTCGATGAGTTTTTTGAGACCCTCACCCTGGTGCAAACAAAGACCATAACCCAATTCCCCATCGTGCTCTATGGCAAAGAATACCACAAGGAATTATGGGATTATATCCAATTCATGGCCGAAGAGGGCACCATTGCCCGCGAAGACCTCAACCTTGTCTTACTGACCGATAGCGTAGAGGAAGCCATGCAGCATATCCATACCTACATTCAAAAGAATTACGAGGTAAAACCCGGCAAACGCCGGTGGTGGCTGTTTGAGAAGAAATAA
- a CDS encoding exodeoxyribonuclease III: protein MRILSYNVNGIRAAMNKGLIDWLKTDPADIICLQETKAHKDNVDHKQFTDLNYYDYWFSAQKKGYSGVAVFTKIKPDNVVYGTGHQVSDDEGRVIQLDFGDIRLINAYFPSGTSGDERQTYKYQWLDEMYVYLEELRKKHPKLILCGDYNIAHKEIDIHDPKGNKKSSGFLPEERAWMDKFINSGWVDMFREVHPEPHRYSWWSQRFPSVRLQNKGWRIDYINATEPLRERLKGADIYHDVKHSDHCPIYVELK from the coding sequence ATGCGTATCCTCAGCTATAATGTTAATGGCATTCGTGCGGCCATGAATAAGGGGCTTATCGACTGGCTGAAAACAGATCCCGCCGATATTATCTGCCTCCAGGAAACGAAAGCGCACAAGGATAATGTAGACCATAAGCAATTCACCGACCTGAATTATTATGATTACTGGTTCAGCGCCCAGAAGAAAGGATACAGTGGCGTGGCTGTATTCACCAAGATAAAACCTGACAATGTAGTGTATGGTACGGGGCACCAGGTAAGTGATGATGAGGGAAGGGTGATCCAACTGGATTTTGGCGATATCCGATTGATCAACGCTTATTTCCCATCTGGTACATCGGGCGATGAGCGGCAGACATATAAGTACCAATGGCTGGATGAGATGTATGTCTATCTGGAAGAGCTCAGGAAAAAGCATCCGAAGCTGATCCTTTGCGGGGATTATAATATTGCGCACAAAGAAATAGATATCCATGATCCCAAAGGCAATAAGAAGTCTTCTGGTTTCCTGCCGGAAGAACGTGCCTGGATGGATAAGTTTATCAATAGCGGCTGGGTAGATATGTTTCGAGAAGTGCATCCTGAGCCGCACCGCTACAGTTGGTGGAGCCAGCGTTTTCCCTCTGTACGGCTGCAGAATAAGGGCTGGCGTATTGATTATATCAATGCTACTGAACCTTTGCGTGAACGTTTAAAAGGCGCGGACATTTATCATGATGTAAAGCACAGTGATCATTGTCCGATATACGTTGAATTAAAATAA
- a CDS encoding DUF4286 family protein: MFIYNVTTYVHWSIHEAWVQWMRAERLPAIIATGCFDRFQMVRVLETDETEGPTYAVQYFSHSKDDYLRYIENYEPRLREEGRSKWGEYSISFSSLMEVVH, translated from the coding sequence ATGTTTATATACAATGTTACTACTTATGTTCACTGGAGTATTCATGAAGCATGGGTACAATGGATGCGTGCGGAACGATTACCGGCCATTATAGCCACGGGATGTTTCGACAGGTTTCAAATGGTGCGTGTGCTGGAAACAGATGAAACGGAAGGTCCGACGTATGCGGTGCAGTATTTTTCCCATAGTAAAGACGACTATTTACGGTATATAGAAAACTATGAACCGCGTTTGCGGGAGGAAGGCCGCAGCAAATGGGGAGAATATAGTATCTCATTTAGCAGCCTGATGGAGGTTGTGCACTGA
- a CDS encoding HU family DNA-binding protein — translation MLKFLKHYTMNKAELIAKIADDAGITKTQANATLDSFVEAVTKTLKGGGKVTLVGFGTFSVSKRAARNGRNPQTGAVIKIKAKKVARFKAGKELQAKL, via the coding sequence CTGCTTAAATTTTTAAAACATTACACTATGAACAAAGCTGAGTTAATCGCAAAGATTGCAGATGACGCTGGTATTACTAAGACACAGGCAAATGCCACTTTGGATTCTTTTGTAGAAGCAGTTACAAAGACCCTGAAAGGTGGTGGTAAAGTAACCTTAGTTGGTTTCGGTACCTTCTCTGTTTCTAAAAGAGCTGCCCGTAACGGCCGCAACCCTCAAACCGGCGCTGTTATCAAGATCAAAGCGAAAAAAGTTGCCAGGTTCAAGGCAGGTAAAGAATTGCAAGCCAAATTATAA
- a CDS encoding 30S ribosomal protein THX, whose translation MGRGDKKTKKGKTFKGSFGKSRPARATKKAAPKKEGK comes from the coding sequence ATGGGCAGAGGTGATAAAAAAACCAAAAAGGGAAAAACTTTCAAGGGTTCTTTTGGCAAAAGCAGGCCAGCAAGAGCTACTAAGAAAGCTGCTCCCAAGAAAGAAGGTAAATAG
- the pdxH gene encoding pyridoxamine 5'-phosphate oxidase, translating to MSSIADIRKDYKLKDLTEEQAQKHPVDQFSQWWKEAIAAEIDEVNAMTLATASTDGIPDARIVLLKEYDKQGFVFFTNYGSAKGRQLAENPYATLVFFWKELERQVRVSGQVERISEEESDQYYNSRPEGSRIGAWASPQSQVIKSREWLDEQDLNFREIFRSKPITRPPHWGGYRVKPLRIEFWQGRPSRLHDRLYYTLSQQGSWIMERLAP from the coding sequence ATGTCATCCATTGCAGATATCCGGAAGGATTACAAACTCAAAGACCTCACAGAAGAGCAGGCCCAAAAACATCCCGTTGATCAGTTTAGCCAATGGTGGAAGGAAGCCATTGCAGCAGAGATAGACGAAGTAAATGCTATGACTTTGGCAACCGCCTCCACCGATGGTATCCCGGATGCCCGCATTGTTCTGCTGAAAGAATACGATAAACAAGGTTTTGTGTTTTTCACCAATTATGGCAGCGCCAAAGGGCGCCAACTGGCAGAGAATCCCTATGCTACTCTCGTATTCTTTTGGAAGGAACTCGAGCGCCAGGTACGCGTCAGCGGCCAGGTGGAAAGAATAAGCGAAGAAGAAAGCGATCAATATTACAACAGTCGCCCCGAAGGAAGCCGTATCGGCGCCTGGGCATCCCCCCAAAGCCAGGTAATTAAAAGCCGTGAATGGCTCGATGAGCAAGATCTCAACTTCAGGGAAATATTTCGGTCCAAACCCATTACCCGCCCGCCACATTGGGGCGGTTACCGCGTAAAACCCCTGCGTATCGAGTTCTGGCAGGGCCGTCCCAGCCGTTTACACGATCGGTTGTATTACACCCTCAGCCAGCAGGGAAGCTGGATTATGGAGCGCCTGGCGCCCTAG
- a CDS encoding coiled-coil domain-containing protein, with protein MNLLHILLASKISIGLVEIIVFMLVSLILGFALHFYLTQKKIMPSVTAEPAVLAEEPIGGLDEWRLKFYEEVDLRDQLTRELEEVKEKEELLEMEVEDYKKEIVRLEAAISKHKESEVKEEPAQGPGNFMSQLKNAQDNLYTHNQDISRLLRQVEMLKESEQKYTEVQQLNEMLGTQLREARRMLMDKEAELKQVRQQQVLSNEVKGRLEKAYEEFGVLQDRLHKIESSTSPQHKGFEYEELQQAYFKITREFDELKMKQVNMLEEHQRLGRLLADTEDKLRESNFQRQQLLKKVSYLEELNTDLQQVAEHNKKLEIQLKRIAEIETLLTRLSSEKDKEKG; from the coding sequence ATGAACCTATTACACATCTTACTGGCTTCTAAAATATCTATTGGTCTCGTTGAGATCATCGTGTTCATGTTGGTATCCCTCATCCTGGGATTCGCCCTCCACTTCTACCTCACCCAGAAAAAAATAATGCCTTCCGTTACCGCAGAACCAGCTGTTCTGGCAGAAGAACCCATCGGCGGATTGGATGAATGGCGCCTCAAGTTTTACGAAGAAGTAGACCTCCGCGACCAGCTTACCCGCGAACTCGAAGAGGTAAAAGAGAAAGAAGAGTTGCTCGAAATGGAAGTGGAAGACTATAAAAAAGAAATAGTCCGCCTGGAAGCCGCCATATCAAAACATAAGGAATCAGAGGTAAAAGAAGAACCCGCCCAGGGGCCAGGTAATTTCATGTCCCAGCTGAAAAATGCACAGGACAACCTGTATACCCACAACCAGGATATCAGCCGTTTGCTCAGGCAGGTAGAAATGCTGAAAGAATCAGAACAAAAGTATACAGAGGTTCAACAGCTCAATGAAATGCTGGGTACCCAATTGCGTGAGGCCCGCCGCATGCTCATGGATAAGGAAGCAGAGCTCAAACAGGTTCGTCAGCAGCAGGTACTGAGCAATGAAGTGAAAGGCCGCCTGGAAAAGGCTTACGAGGAATTTGGTGTGCTGCAAGACCGTTTGCATAAGATCGAATCTTCTACTTCCCCCCAGCACAAAGGATTTGAATACGAGGAATTGCAACAGGCTTATTTCAAGATCACCCGCGAGTTTGATGAACTCAAAATGAAACAGGTCAATATGCTGGAAGAACACCAGCGCCTGGGCCGCCTCCTGGCCGATACCGAAGACAAGCTCCGCGAGTCCAACTTCCAGCGCCAGCAACTATTGAAGAAAGTAAGTTACCTCGAAGAGCTGAATACCGACCTCCAGCAGGTAGCCGAGCACAATAAAAAGCTGGAGATCCAATTAAAGCGCATTGCTGAAATTGAGACCCTCCTCACCCGCCTGTCCAGCGAAAAAGATAAAGAGAAGGGTTAA
- the pyrH gene encoding UMP kinase, translating to MLPKYKRILLKLSGESLMGDKSFGMDPAVLDHYARDIKEIVDLGVQVAIVIGGGNIYRGMNEAETGIERAHGDYMGMLATVINGMAMQAMLEKVGVYTRLQSAIKMEQIAEPYIRRRAIRHVEKGRVVIFGAGTGNPYFTTDTAGSLRAIEIEADVILKGTRVDGIYTADPEKDPTAKKYETITFQECISKNLRVMDMTAFTLCMENNLPIIVFDMNTAGNLRKVVCGERVGTLVKS from the coding sequence ATGCTGCCCAAGTACAAACGCATCCTGTTAAAACTGAGTGGAGAATCATTGATGGGGGATAAAAGCTTCGGCATGGACCCTGCGGTACTCGACCACTATGCCCGTGATATCAAAGAAATCGTAGACCTGGGCGTACAGGTAGCCATTGTAATTGGGGGTGGTAATATCTACCGCGGCATGAATGAGGCAGAAACAGGCATTGAGCGCGCTCATGGCGACTATATGGGCATGCTGGCGACCGTCATCAACGGAATGGCCATGCAGGCCATGCTGGAAAAAGTAGGCGTATATACCCGTCTCCAAAGCGCTATAAAGATGGAACAGATCGCGGAACCCTATATCCGCCGTCGCGCCATCCGCCACGTAGAAAAAGGCCGTGTCGTCATCTTCGGCGCCGGTACCGGTAATCCCTATTTTACCACCGATACCGCCGGCTCCCTCAGGGCTATTGAAATTGAAGCAGATGTGATCCTGAAAGGCACCCGCGTAGACGGTATCTATACCGCCGACCCCGAAAAAGACCCCACTGCCAAAAAATACGAGACCATCACCTTCCAGGAGTGCATCTCCAAAAACCTGCGTGTGATGGATATGACCGCTTTCACACTCTGCATGGAAAACAACCTCCCCATCATTGTTTTTGACATGAATACCGCCGGAAACCTGCGCAAAGTGGTCTGTGGCGAACGAGTTGGAACACTGGTAAAATCCTGA